A genomic segment from Armatimonadota bacterium encodes:
- a CDS encoding erythritol/L-threitol dehydrogenase: MNDASQTMQAVRCYAPQDYRLEQIPVPEPRPGEVIVQVEACGICAGDVKCFYGNPSIWGDATRPRYVQPPVVPGHEFVGRVVALGEGAAERFGLQVGDRAIAEQIVPCGRCRMCDRGMYWLCRDREIFGFREKAQGGWAQYMRYPANARVYRIPENLSTEQAALVEPLACSMHAVDRGQIQFGDVVVIAGMGPLGLGMVACARLKNPGLLIALDLRDHRLEVAKRLGADRVMNPSRDDVRGEIRRLTDGYGCDVYIEATGHPQGILLGLDIIRKAGNFVVFSVLQEPVTVDWTILGDVKELNVYGSHLGPYCYPKVIDYLNRGLLKTEGIVTHQLPLSEFRHGIEMVHEGKESIKVLLVP; encoded by the coding sequence ATGAACGACGCCAGCCAAACCATGCAGGCGGTGCGTTGTTATGCGCCGCAGGACTACCGTCTGGAGCAGATACCTGTGCCCGAACCTCGTCCCGGAGAGGTCATCGTACAGGTGGAAGCCTGTGGTATCTGCGCTGGTGATGTGAAGTGCTTCTATGGGAACCCTTCCATCTGGGGAGACGCCACGCGCCCCCGTTATGTGCAGCCACCTGTGGTGCCCGGGCACGAGTTCGTCGGACGGGTGGTTGCATTAGGAGAGGGTGCAGCCGAACGTTTTGGTTTGCAAGTGGGCGACCGCGCCATCGCCGAGCAGATTGTGCCCTGTGGCAGGTGCCGGATGTGCGACCGGGGCATGTACTGGCTATGCCGTGACCGCGAGATTTTCGGTTTCCGCGAGAAGGCACAGGGAGGCTGGGCACAGTATATGCGCTACCCGGCAAACGCGCGGGTGTACCGTATCCCGGAGAATCTCTCTACCGAACAGGCAGCTCTGGTCGAACCACTGGCGTGTTCCATGCACGCGGTAGACAGGGGGCAGATACAGTTCGGTGATGTGGTGGTTATTGCAGGCATGGGACCTCTGGGTTTGGGCATGGTGGCGTGCGCCCGCCTCAAGAACCCCGGACTGTTAATCGCACTCGACCTGCGCGACCACCGACTGGAGGTGGCGAAGCGATTAGGCGCGGATAGGGTGATGAACCCCTCGCGCGATGATGTGCGCGGCGAAATTCGGCGGCTGACCGACGGCTATGGCTGTGATGTGTACATCGAAGCCACCGGGCATCCTCAGGGCATTTTGCTGGGGCTGGATATCATCCGCAAGGCAGGCAACTTTGTGGTGTTCAGTGTGCTGCAGGAGCCGGTCACGGTGGATTGGACGATTTTGGGCGATGTGAAGGAGCTGAACGTGTACGGCTCGCACCTGGGACCCTACTGCTATCCGAAGGTGATAGACTACCTGAACCGTGGTCTGCTGAAGACTGAGGGAATCGTCACACACCAGCTGCCCCTCTCCGAGTTCCGGCACGGTATTGAGATGGTGCACGAGGGGAAGGAGTCCATCAAGGTATTGCTGGTACCCTGA
- a CDS encoding methionine synthase gives MFSSGILQSAMNDVLQVAQSRVLFFDGAMGTQIQSLHLSADDFEGLEGCNEVLNATRPHLIAQIHARYLEAGADIVETNTFGANAMNLGEYGIAHRVYELNFQGARIAREVASSWSTADRPRFVAGSIGPGTKLPTLEHITFEELEATYTEQARGLLDGGADLLLIETVQDLLQAKAAINGCRNAMRATGRTVPLFVQVTMETTGTMLLGTEIGAALTTLLAFPDVAVIGMNCATGPELMVEHVRYLHHQSPRLISIQPNAGLPELRDGKTFYPLTPDELAQYHLQFVEEFGANFVGGCCGTTPEHIRRVVETIGFREPARRSPEVIPACSSLYQAVPYEQENSFLIVGERLNANGSKQFRDLLLNENYDDMIQMAREQTAEGANVLDVCVDYVGRDGVRDMTEVIRRLATQSTLPLMIDSTEPPVIEAALQRLGGKCIVNSVNFEDGGKRLHQVLPMCRRYGAAVVALAIDEEGQARTTEWKLRVARRLVKVITEEYGIPPEDIFFDALTFPLGSGSEELRRDGIATIEAIRQFKQEFPRCHTILGVSNVSFGLKPAARHVLNSVFLHYCLEAGLDAAIVHPSRILPLHRIPEQQREVARQLIFDERREGYDPLVEFMRLFEKAGATAKREDEWQSLPVEERLKRAIIEGRRNGLEQSLDEALKSHRPLDIINNILLEGMKVVGDLFGKGEMQLPFVLQSAEVMKAAVNYLTPFMERTEDVQKGTIVLATVAGDVHDIGKNLVDIILSNNGYRVVNLGIKVPIDRILEAADQYQVDAIGMSGLLVKSTIVMRENLEEMNRRGKWHYPVLLGGAALTRRYVEEDLRRIYKGRVFYGQDAFEGLVIMEHLCNPDKPLEGAEPVTVAPRPKLPDPSEVAREEPAVVAATHSGVRTDVPIPEPPFIGTRVVEDIPLEEIYPYINQVALFRGQWQFRRGKMSNEEFNCFLEEHVRPIFERWKQRAKEEGLLQPKVVYGYFWANSDGDDLIVYREDGKTEWLRFTFPRQPSPPHKCISDFFRPVESGERDVVAFHLVTVGSRVSEAERELFAQHQYQDYLYLHGLGVEAAEALAEYWHKRIREELGIADEDAKEIRLLFSLKYRGCRYSFGYPACPNLEDQTKLFELLRPERIGVTLTEEYQLVPEQSTSAIIVHHPEAKYFNIR, from the coding sequence ATGTTCAGTTCGGGTATACTACAATCAGCCATGAATGACGTTCTGCAGGTAGCCCAATCACGAGTGCTCTTTTTCGACGGGGCGATGGGCACGCAAATTCAGTCCCTGCATCTCAGCGCAGACGATTTTGAGGGACTGGAAGGGTGTAACGAAGTGCTCAACGCCACGCGCCCGCATCTGATCGCCCAGATTCATGCACGTTATCTGGAAGCTGGGGCGGATATTGTAGAGACCAACACCTTCGGCGCGAACGCCATGAATCTGGGCGAATATGGCATCGCACACCGGGTATACGAGCTGAACTTTCAGGGAGCGCGCATTGCACGAGAGGTTGCCTCATCTTGGAGCACAGCCGACCGCCCGCGCTTCGTCGCGGGTTCTATCGGTCCTGGTACCAAACTGCCCACCCTGGAGCACATTACCTTTGAGGAGCTGGAAGCCACCTACACCGAACAGGCGCGCGGGCTGCTGGACGGCGGGGCTGACCTCCTGCTGATAGAGACTGTGCAGGACCTGCTGCAGGCAAAAGCGGCCATCAACGGCTGTCGCAACGCTATGCGTGCCACAGGTCGTACTGTGCCTCTTTTCGTGCAAGTGACCATGGAGACGACGGGTACGATGCTGCTAGGCACTGAAATCGGCGCGGCGTTGACCACCCTGCTGGCTTTTCCCGACGTAGCCGTCATCGGGATGAATTGTGCTACTGGACCCGAGCTGATGGTGGAACACGTGCGATACCTGCATCACCAGTCGCCACGCCTTATCAGTATCCAGCCCAATGCAGGTCTGCCCGAGCTGCGCGACGGCAAGACCTTTTATCCGCTCACCCCCGACGAGCTGGCACAGTACCACCTGCAGTTTGTGGAGGAGTTCGGCGCGAACTTCGTGGGAGGATGTTGCGGCACCACCCCCGAGCATATTCGCAGGGTCGTAGAAACCATCGGATTCCGAGAACCCGCCCGGCGCAGCCCAGAGGTGATTCCTGCCTGCTCGAGCCTGTACCAGGCTGTGCCTTACGAGCAAGAGAACTCGTTCCTGATAGTGGGCGAGCGACTGAACGCTAATGGCTCCAAGCAGTTCCGCGACCTGCTGCTGAACGAGAACTACGATGACATGATCCAGATGGCGCGCGAGCAGACCGCCGAGGGCGCGAATGTGTTGGACGTGTGCGTGGACTACGTGGGGCGCGATGGCGTGCGTGATATGACCGAAGTGATTCGTCGCCTTGCCACGCAGAGCACGCTGCCGCTGATGATAGACTCGACGGAGCCTCCCGTCATCGAAGCCGCGCTCCAGAGGTTGGGCGGGAAGTGCATCGTCAACTCGGTGAACTTTGAAGACGGCGGCAAGCGGCTGCATCAGGTGCTGCCGATGTGTCGCAGGTACGGCGCGGCTGTGGTGGCTCTGGCGATTGATGAAGAGGGGCAGGCTCGCACCACCGAGTGGAAGCTGCGCGTGGCGCGGAGGCTGGTGAAGGTCATCACCGAGGAGTACGGTATCCCCCCGGAAGACATCTTTTTTGACGCGCTCACCTTCCCGCTCGGCTCAGGGTCGGAAGAGCTGCGGCGGGACGGCATCGCCACCATCGAAGCCATACGACAGTTCAAGCAGGAGTTTCCGCGGTGCCACACCATTCTGGGGGTGAGCAATGTCTCCTTCGGTTTGAAACCCGCCGCGCGGCATGTGCTGAACTCGGTCTTCCTGCACTACTGTCTGGAGGCAGGGCTGGACGCAGCGATTGTTCATCCCTCGCGCATTCTGCCCCTGCATCGCATCCCTGAGCAACAGCGCGAGGTTGCCCGACAGCTGATTTTCGACGAGCGGCGCGAGGGCTATGACCCGCTGGTGGAGTTCATGCGGTTGTTCGAGAAGGCGGGGGCTACCGCCAAACGCGAGGATGAGTGGCAGTCGTTGCCTGTGGAAGAACGCCTGAAACGCGCCATTATCGAGGGCAGGCGCAACGGGCTGGAACAGTCGCTGGATGAGGCACTGAAAAGCCATCGCCCGCTGGACATCATCAATAACATCCTGCTGGAAGGGATGAAGGTGGTGGGTGACCTGTTCGGCAAGGGCGAGATGCAGCTGCCCTTTGTGCTGCAGTCGGCGGAGGTGATGAAAGCGGCGGTGAACTACCTGACTCCCTTCATGGAACGCACGGAAGATGTGCAGAAGGGCACCATCGTGCTGGCGACGGTAGCGGGGGACGTGCACGACATCGGCAAGAATCTGGTAGACATCATCCTCTCCAACAACGGTTATCGGGTCGTCAATCTGGGCATTAAGGTGCCCATTGACCGCATTCTGGAGGCGGCGGACCAGTACCAGGTAGACGCTATCGGCATGAGCGGGCTGCTGGTGAAATCCACCATCGTCATGCGCGAGAACCTGGAGGAGATGAACCGCCGAGGCAAGTGGCACTACCCTGTGCTGCTGGGTGGGGCTGCACTGACCCGCCGCTATGTGGAGGAAGACCTGCGTCGTATCTACAAAGGGCGCGTGTTTTACGGACAGGACGCCTTCGAGGGGCTGGTGATTATGGAGCACCTGTGCAACCCGGACAAGCCTCTGGAAGGTGCTGAACCCGTCACCGTTGCCCCTCGCCCGAAGCTTCCGGACCCCTCAGAGGTGGCTCGGGAAGAGCCTGCGGTTGTCGCGGCAACGCATAGCGGGGTGCGTACGGACGTTCCCATTCCTGAGCCGCCTTTCATCGGCACGCGCGTCGTGGAGGACATTCCGCTGGAGGAGATATATCCCTACATCAATCAGGTGGCGCTGTTCCGCGGGCAGTGGCAGTTTCGTCGGGGTAAGATGAGCAACGAGGAGTTCAACTGCTTCCTCGAGGAGCATGTGCGCCCCATTTTCGAGCGGTGGAAGCAGCGCGCGAAGGAAGAGGGGTTACTCCAGCCGAAGGTGGTGTACGGCTACTTCTGGGCGAACTCCGACGGCGATGACCTCATCGTCTATCGCGAGGACGGCAAGACCGAGTGGTTGCGCTTTACCTTCCCCCGCCAGCCCTCGCCGCCGCACAAGTGCATCTCCGACTTCTTCCGTCCCGTGGAGAGCGGTGAGCGCGATGTGGTGGCGTTTCACCTGGTCACCGTGGGCAGCCGTGTGAGCGAGGCAGAGAGGGAACTGTTTGCCCAGCATCAGTATCAGGACTACCTGTACCTGCATGGACTCGGTGTGGAAGCGGCTGAAGCGTTAGCAGAATACTGGCACAAGCGCATCCGCGAGGAGCTGGGCATCGCCGACGAAGACGCGAAGGAGATACGCCTGCTCTTCTCGCTGAAGTATCGGGGCTGTCGCTACTCGTTCGGCTATCCTGCCTGCCCGAACCTGGAGGATCAGACGAAGCTCTTTGAACTGTTGCGCCCCGAACGCATCGGCGTGACACTCACCGAGGAATACCAGCTGGTTCCCGAGCAGAGTACGTCCGCCATCATTGTGCATCACCCGGAGGCGAAGTACTTCAACATACGGTAG
- the nagZ gene encoding beta-hexosaminidase: MHPSWACASSASRKPNRYQRMDTTVENLSLLERIGQVLCFGWQGDTSEEARTVNAHARALVREMQVGGVVLLGRNVDPANPQQIRHTLAELQRLSRIPLFIAIDQEGGTVNRLRAPFHEFPGNMALGATRNPDYACRQAQVQARELLALGINWNFAPVMDVNNNPDNPIIGVRSYGADPELVAQMGTAAIRGYQQTGLLACAKHFPGHGDTSVDSHLALPVIPGDRQRLESVELVPFRAAIAAGVGAIMTTHILFPALDAERPATLSRNILTGLLREQLGYNGLVITDCLEMKAIADTVGTARGAVEALKAGADMVLIGHTLEVQRAAVQAIREAVDSGDLPEERLNEAVSRVLAAKCRFLSALSPPEGEPWWNPEHDALEQEIVRASITVVRSAPNEGYRLRKGERVAVVSAHHSLPRLAEEIRRYQPDVLVVQLEPTLPEEQVRQALQKVASAGQCLVATSPPEQWSNTPIDQTKQAELVRALHQQFGERLIVVALREPYDIRRFPEVENYLCTYGYRPCSLRALADALFGQFVPTGKIPVGDGDASTVC; the protein is encoded by the coding sequence ATGCACCCTTCGTGGGCATGCGCGTCGTCTGCGAGCCGTAAACCCAACAGGTACCAGAGAATGGATACGACCGTTGAGAATCTCAGCCTCCTCGAGCGCATCGGGCAGGTATTGTGTTTCGGCTGGCAGGGCGACACCAGCGAAGAAGCGCGCACTGTCAACGCACACGCTCGCGCTCTGGTGAGAGAGATGCAGGTGGGGGGCGTCGTGTTGCTGGGCAGAAACGTCGACCCCGCGAACCCACAGCAAATCCGCCATACCCTTGCCGAACTGCAACGCCTGTCGCGTATTCCCCTCTTTATCGCCATCGACCAGGAGGGCGGGACAGTGAACCGCCTGCGTGCGCCCTTCCATGAGTTTCCGGGCAACATGGCGCTGGGCGCCACGCGCAACCCTGACTATGCCTGCCGGCAGGCACAGGTGCAGGCGAGAGAACTGCTTGCACTCGGCATCAACTGGAACTTCGCGCCGGTGATGGACGTGAATAACAATCCTGACAACCCCATCATCGGCGTGCGTTCCTATGGCGCAGACCCCGAGCTGGTCGCGCAGATGGGCACGGCGGCAATACGCGGCTATCAACAAACCGGCTTACTCGCCTGCGCGAAGCACTTTCCCGGTCACGGCGATACTTCGGTCGATTCACACCTCGCCCTGCCTGTTATCCCGGGAGACCGCCAGAGGCTGGAGTCGGTGGAGCTGGTTCCGTTTCGCGCGGCGATTGCCGCAGGTGTCGGAGCCATTATGACCACGCATATCCTCTTCCCTGCCCTGGACGCGGAACGACCAGCCACTCTCTCGCGAAACATCCTCACCGGACTGCTCCGCGAGCAGCTCGGCTACAATGGTCTGGTCATTACCGACTGCCTGGAGATGAAAGCCATCGCCGATACGGTAGGTACGGCGCGGGGAGCGGTAGAGGCATTGAAAGCGGGAGCAGATATGGTGCTTATCGGACACACGCTGGAGGTTCAACGTGCGGCGGTGCAAGCGATTCGTGAAGCAGTGGACAGCGGCGATCTACCTGAAGAACGACTGAACGAAGCGGTATCGCGCGTGCTCGCAGCCAAGTGCAGATTCCTCTCCGCTTTATCCCCTCCTGAAGGGGAACCCTGGTGGAATCCAGAGCACGATGCGCTGGAGCAGGAGATTGTCCGCGCCAGTATCACTGTCGTCCGATCGGCACCTAACGAGGGCTATCGCCTGCGGAAAGGCGAGAGGGTAGCGGTGGTCTCCGCGCATCATAGCCTGCCGAGACTGGCGGAGGAGATTCGTCGCTATCAACCCGATGTGCTGGTGGTGCAGCTGGAACCCACCCTGCCTGAGGAACAGGTACGACAAGCTTTACAGAAGGTGGCTTCCGCGGGGCAGTGTCTTGTCGCCACCTCTCCGCCTGAACAGTGGAGCAATACTCCCATAGACCAGACAAAACAGGCGGAACTGGTACGCGCACTCCACCAGCAGTTTGGGGAACGCCTCATTGTCGTCGCCCTGCGCGAACCATACGATATTCGCCGATTTCCTGAGGTGGAGAACTATCTGTGCACCTACGGCTATCGTCCTTGCTCGCTCCGGGCACTGGCGGACGCGCTGTTTGGGCAATTTGTGCCGACGGGAAAGATACCAGTGGGTGATGGCGACGCTTCTACCGTATGTTGA
- a CDS encoding FAD:protein FMN transferase, translating into MSERGEPALMTFRSILLRILLLVWTEFACGALRLNAAPLHRYQYNQMAMGVQVAITVYAPDRATAERACTAAFERIAEVEQVASDYRADSELMRLCAQAGGPPVRVSEELFTLLKRSQELSRRTGGAFDVTVGPFVQLWRRARRTGQFPTEEELQQAKRCVGYEKMVLNDAERTVQLLVPGMRLDLGGIAKGYALDCALKVLQQHGIRHALLEAGGDIVAGLAPPGTAGWRIRIENASPERQWVYLASGAISSSGDTEQYVEYQGKRYSHIVDPRTGWGLTTRVAATVIARDGITSDSLATALCVLGQDAGMQLIRAVPGARAYIREVRE; encoded by the coding sequence ATGAGTGAAAGGGGTGAACCAGCTCTCATGACGTTCCGTTCTATCCTCCTTCGAATCCTTCTGCTTGTATGGACGGAATTTGCCTGTGGTGCGTTACGCCTGAACGCGGCTCCTCTGCACCGCTATCAGTATAACCAGATGGCGATGGGAGTGCAAGTGGCTATTACCGTGTATGCGCCGGACCGGGCTACCGCCGAACGCGCGTGCACAGCCGCTTTCGAGCGTATTGCGGAGGTGGAGCAGGTTGCCAGCGACTACCGCGCTGACAGCGAACTGATGCGCTTGTGTGCACAGGCAGGGGGACCGCCAGTGCGCGTGAGCGAGGAACTGTTCACCCTCCTGAAGCGGTCGCAAGAGCTCTCCCGGCGTACGGGTGGGGCGTTTGATGTCACGGTAGGACCTTTTGTGCAGCTGTGGCGGCGTGCGCGGCGTACAGGGCAGTTTCCCACGGAGGAGGAACTACAGCAGGCAAAGCGATGCGTGGGCTACGAGAAGATGGTGCTGAACGATGCCGAGCGCACCGTGCAGCTGCTGGTGCCCGGTATGAGGTTGGATTTGGGTGGTATCGCTAAAGGCTATGCGCTGGACTGTGCGTTGAAGGTACTGCAACAGCATGGTATCCGTCATGCACTGCTGGAGGCGGGCGGCGACATTGTGGCGGGGCTGGCTCCGCCCGGAACAGCAGGCTGGCGCATCAGGATAGAAAACGCCTCGCCGGAAAGGCAGTGGGTATATTTGGCATCGGGAGCGATCTCCTCCTCGGGGGATACCGAGCAATATGTGGAATATCAGGGGAAGCGCTACTCGCACATTGTGGATCCGCGCACTGGCTGGGGCTTGACGACGCGCGTCGCCGCAACGGTTATCGCCCGCGACGGCATCACCTCTGATAGCCTTGCCACTGCTTTGTGCGTGCTGGGGCAGGATGCCGGAATGCAGCTGATACGGGCGGTGCCTGGAGCGCGGGCTTACATCCGTGAAGTCAGAGAGTGA
- a CDS encoding ATP-dependent DNA helicase RecQ, whose product MSTLHARALALLRAGLQDSSAAFRDGQWEAIGALVAHRKRLLLVQRTGWGKSIVYFIAAKLLREQNSNKGLSLLISPLLSLMRNQIEMATRMGVRAVTIHSANTKQWLDIQERLLADEVDLLLISPERLANADFYGNILQRVASRILMLIVDEAHCISDWGHDFRPDYRRIVRVLRLLPRNVPVLATTATANNRVVEDIRQQLGEDLSIHRGNLARRSLRLQNIILPSQAERMAWLANHMHELPGSGIIYTLTVADSERVADWLQMKGWQVCAYHADLDNTEREDLEQKLLRNDVKALVATVALGMGFDKPDLGFVVHFQRPGSVVHYYQQIGRAGRSLDNAMIVLLGGEEDDEIVDYFIRTAFPPQAHTNAILHALQQHDNGLSVAEMERYVNLSRQQIDKVLRLLSSETPSPILQMGNKYVLAPVPYQPDMERVQRLTTLRRAEQEQMQQYMRSTQCLMLFLQQALDDPHAQPCGKCACCTGKPIISPSVEHEMVVEAVRFLRRSEIPIEPRKMWPAKEGLPISGGQSKIPENLRAEQGRALCLWGDAGWGILVKQGKYTDGFYSDELVEGMVEMVTRWQPQPAPQWVTCVPSLRHPRLVADFALRFAQRLGLPFVPCVRKVRETRPQKEMQNSFHQVRNLDGAFEVQPWQGMSKPVFLVDDVVDSGWTMTVIAALLRQAGSGAVFPVALAKQVLRGG is encoded by the coding sequence TTGAGTACATTACACGCACGTGCGCTGGCTCTGTTGCGGGCGGGACTACAAGACTCGTCAGCCGCTTTTCGCGATGGTCAATGGGAAGCGATAGGGGCTCTGGTAGCACACCGCAAACGGTTGCTTCTGGTGCAGCGAACAGGCTGGGGCAAAAGCATTGTGTATTTCATCGCGGCGAAGCTGCTCCGGGAGCAAAACAGCAACAAAGGTCTATCGCTGTTGATTTCCCCCTTGCTTTCGCTCATGCGCAACCAGATCGAGATGGCGACACGCATGGGCGTCCGCGCTGTAACTATCCACTCCGCCAATACCAAACAATGGCTTGACATTCAGGAGCGTCTGCTTGCAGATGAGGTGGATCTGCTACTCATTAGTCCAGAGCGTCTTGCCAACGCTGATTTTTACGGAAATATTCTGCAGCGTGTTGCTTCGCGTATCTTGATGCTCATCGTTGACGAAGCGCACTGCATTTCAGATTGGGGACACGATTTTCGTCCAGACTATCGACGCATTGTCAGGGTGTTGCGCCTGTTACCGCGCAATGTGCCTGTGCTGGCTACCACTGCGACCGCCAACAACAGGGTGGTGGAAGACATTCGGCAACAGCTGGGAGAAGATTTAAGCATCCACAGAGGCAATTTAGCACGGCGTAGCCTGCGGCTGCAGAACATCATCTTGCCCTCGCAGGCGGAACGTATGGCATGGCTCGCCAACCACATGCACGAATTGCCCGGTAGCGGCATTATCTACACTCTGACCGTTGCCGACTCGGAACGTGTCGCTGACTGGTTACAGATGAAAGGATGGCAGGTATGCGCCTACCACGCCGATTTAGACAACACCGAGCGCGAAGATTTAGAGCAGAAGTTATTGCGCAACGATGTGAAAGCACTGGTGGCAACCGTGGCGCTGGGCATGGGATTTGATAAGCCTGACCTCGGTTTTGTCGTACATTTTCAACGCCCCGGCTCAGTCGTACACTACTACCAGCAAATTGGCAGAGCTGGCAGGTCGTTAGACAATGCGATGATTGTGTTGCTGGGCGGAGAAGAGGACGATGAGATCGTGGATTACTTCATCCGCACGGCGTTTCCACCACAAGCACATACGAATGCTATCCTGCACGCCCTGCAGCAACATGACAACGGCTTGAGCGTCGCGGAGATGGAACGCTACGTTAACCTGTCACGCCAGCAGATAGACAAAGTGCTGCGGCTGCTGTCCTCTGAGACTCCATCGCCCATTCTGCAGATGGGCAATAAATACGTGCTCGCCCCAGTACCGTACCAGCCCGACATGGAGCGCGTCCAGAGGCTTACCACCCTGCGTCGTGCCGAACAGGAGCAGATGCAGCAATACATGCGCAGCACGCAGTGTCTCATGCTCTTCCTGCAGCAGGCTCTGGACGACCCCCATGCCCAGCCCTGTGGCAAATGCGCCTGCTGCACCGGTAAACCAATCATATCGCCTTCCGTAGAGCACGAAATGGTGGTAGAGGCAGTGCGGTTCCTGCGACGCTCTGAGATACCCATAGAACCTCGCAAAATGTGGCCAGCAAAAGAGGGACTGCCCATCTCAGGTGGACAAAGTAAAATCCCAGAGAACTTGCGCGCCGAGCAAGGACGCGCCCTGTGCCTGTGGGGAGACGCTGGATGGGGCATACTGGTCAAGCAAGGCAAATATACAGACGGCTTCTACAGCGACGAACTGGTCGAGGGGATGGTGGAGATGGTCACACGGTGGCAGCCTCAACCTGCTCCACAGTGGGTGACCTGTGTCCCCTCTCTCAGACATCCCCGCCTGGTAGCTGACTTTGCCCTGCGCTTTGCCCAGAGGTTAGGGCTACCCTTTGTGCCCTGTGTGCGCAAAGTGCGTGAAACCCGTCCCCAAAAGGAGATGCAGAACAGCTTCCATCAGGTGCGCAATCTGGACGGCGCGTTCGAGGTACAGCCGTGGCAGGGTATGTCCAAGCCTGTTTTTCTGGTGGACGATGTGGTAGACTCAGGGTGGACAATGACCGTGATTGCAGCGCTACTACGTCAGGCAGGAAGTGGTGCAGTGTTTCCTGTTGCGCTGGCGAAGCAGGTTCTACGCGGAGGGTAA